ATGCGGTATCGCATTAATCCGATTGTTAAAACCCTTAGATTATTACCAGGAAAAATATGGCTCAGCACTCTACGGCCTAAAAAAACTCTACCTCCTGATGGAAAAGCAGCACAACCGCGGTCAGGATGGAGTTGGTGTTGCAACCATTAAACTTGACCCTAAGCCTGGCAGTCGCTACATAAGCAGGCGCAGATCCAATGCCGCCAATCCCATTCAGGAAGTTTTTAAAGGTATATTCCACGAGTTTAAAAATCTGGAAGAAACAGCACCACACCGCCTGAAAGACCCGCAATGGCTTAAGCACAATATGAAATATCTGGGCGAAGTAATGCTGGGACATTTGCGCTACGGAACACATGGGGGAAACAGTATTGAAGCCTGTCATCCCTTTTTGCGTCAAAACAACTGGATGGCCAGAAACCTGGTGCTGGCGGGGAACTTTAATATGACCAATGTTGCTGAACTCTTCAACCAATTGATAGAATTGGGGCAGCATCCAAAAGAGCTTTCCGATACGGTTACTGTTTTGGAAAAGATCGGGCATTTTCTGGACATGGAGAACCAACGTATCTTTGATGAATACAAAAAGCAAGGCTATGAAAATGAGCAAATCTCTCATATAATAGCTGAAAAATTAGACCTGCAAAGAATATTGAGCAAATCGGTGAAAGACTTTGACGGAGGTTATGTAATGGCCGGATTGATAGGGCACGGAGATGCATTTGTGGTGCGGGATCCCAATGGCATTCGACCGGCTTTCTACTATGTAGATGAAGAAGTGGCTGTGGTGGCCAGTGAACGCCCTGCCATTCAGACTGTATTTAATACTCCGCTTGAGAATGTAAAAGAATTAAAACCAGGGCATGCACTTGTTATTAAGAAAAATGGAAAATTAAATGAAGTACAGTGCCGCGTACCCGAAGAAAAAACTGCTTGCAGTTTTGAGCGCATCTACTTTTCCAGAGGTACTGATAAGGACATTTACCAGGAACGAAAAGCATTGGGGCGTTTATTGACTGAAAAGGTGGTGAAATCAATCAATTATGATTTTGAAAACACGGTTTTCTCTTTTATTCCCAACACAGCTGAAATTTCATTTTACGGGATGATGGAAGGGCTCAATGAGCATTTAAACCTGCACAAAAAGAAATTGATACTCGAAAAAGGGATTTCAGATCCAGGGGAGATTGACCGCATTATTCATATGCAAGCAAGAGTAGAAAAGCTGGCTATAAAAGATGCCAAGCTGCGCACTTTTATTACGGAAGATGCATCTCGCGATGAACTGGTATCGCATGTATATGATGTGACCTATGGCCTGGTGCGCAAAAATGTTGATACGGTGGTTGCCATTGACGACTCAATTGTAAGAGGCACTACTTTGCAAAAAAGCATTCTTTCTATTTTAGACCGGCTGGAGCCCAAAAAGATTGTGATTGTTTCTTCTGCACCGCAAATTCGCTTTCCTGACTGTTATGGCATCGATATGTCAAAAATGAAAGATTTTGTGGCATTTAGAGCAGCAATTGAGCTTTTAAAAGACCGCAAGCAGGAAAGTTTGCTACGCCAGATTTATGAGAAGTGTATAGAGGAGAATAAGAAACCGCTGGAAGAAATTGAAAACAAAGTACAGGAGCTCTATGAGCAATTTAGCGATGATGAGATTTCGGCTAAAATATCTCAAATTCTCAAACCAAAACATATTTTCTCTGATGTAGAGATCATATACCAAAGTATTGAAAATTTGCACGAGGCCTGTCCCAACCATAAAGGCGACTGGTATTTTTCGGGCAATTTCCCGACTAATGGAGGCAACAAAGTAGTCAACAAGGCTTTTATCAATTACATAGAGGGCAGTTCTGAAAGGGCTTATTGATCTGTATCAAATTATACTTCAAAAGCCTTAGTTTCGTTTTTGGATAAAACCTCAACTCATGTTGCTTGTCAAAAAACAATCACTACTTTTTCTAATCTGCTTGTTTCCCTTTATTTCTGTGTTTTCGCAAGATGGTGAATTGGATTATGACAACTGTACTTTTGATGGCATTTCGCTTTATGGCAAAGTGCAAATTGTTGAGAGTTTTCCAGATATCCGTGTAGAAATAGTAGATGCCTTCCCAGACTTAAGTGTGCAGAAGGTAAATGCTTTCCCCGATGAATGTGGTGAGTGGATGTTTGTAGATGCTTTTCCTGATTTCCGCATTCAAATTGTAAAGAACTTTCCTGATGTGCGTATTCAGTATGTCAATGCTTTTCCGGGGATGGAGGAATGATAAATTATATTCCCAGTCATTTTAAATTAAAACCATAGCGGTCAGACGGTTTTCTTAAACTGTAAACCAAGCTCTACCATATCGATAACTTTAATAAATGAACCGTCAGACCGCTTTTCGACTCAAAGTTTTGATGAGGGGGCGGAAGGAACAAGGTTTGAAATTGAGGTATCGTCCCATTATCGCTTGTTCCTTCACTCTACTTTACCGACTCTGCGAGAACTATTTTTTAGCCTTCAAGCCCAGCTCCTCTCCTTTTTTCAGCATATAACCCCAAGCTTCATCGCGTTGATTTTTGATCTCTCCGTCAAGTATTGCTTCTTTGATGCTGTTTTTTATAATCCCTACCGAGCGACCTGGTTTGATATTAAAACACTTCATAACCTCTTCTCCTGAAATAGGCGGTTGAAAATTCCTGACCTGATCCTTTTCTTCAATTTCTTTGAGCTTGCGTTTTACGATATCGAAATTTTTGCGGAAGCGCACTCTTTTTTCCCTGTTTTTAGTCGTGATATCTGCTTCGCAGAGAAGCATTAAGTCTTCCACATCATCTCCGGCTTCAAAAAGCAGCCTGCGAATAGCCGAGTCGGAAGTAATGCTTTTGTTCAGTCCAATGGGACGCAAATGCAAAGCCACCATTTTCTGAACATACTTCATTTTTTCATTCATCGGAAGTTTGAGTCTGCGAAAAATTTTGGGCACCATTTTAGCGCCAATGGCATCGTGTCCGTAAAATGTCCAGCCAGTTTTAGGGTCAAAACGCTTGCAGACAGGTTTTGCAATGTCGTGAAGTATAGCCGCCCATCTCAACCATAAATCATCACTCTTTTCAGAAAGATTGTCCAGCACCTGAAGGGTATGATAAAAATTGTCTTTGTGGCTTTTTCCATCAATGGTTTCCACTCCGTGTAAAGCCTGCATTTCGGGGAAAACTAATTTTAATAATCCAGTTTTAAAAAGGGGTTTAATACCTTTTGATGGCTTGGGACTTTCAACAATTTTATTGAGCTCAGTTGTAATTCTTTCCTGAGAAACAATGCTTATTCTTTCAGCATTGCGTTCTATGGCTTTCATAGTAATAGGATCAATATTAAAGCCAAGTTGAGCTGAAAAACGCAATGCCCGCATCATACGCAGCGGGTCGTCAGAAAAAGTGATATCCGGGTCGAGGGGTGTTCTGATAATGCGCAGGTCAAGGTCCCTGATACCGTCAAATGGATCTATCAGCTCTCCGTAGTTTTCTTTATCTAGGCTTATAGCCAGCGCATTGATAGTGAAATCCCTGCGGTTCTGATCGTCTTCGAGACTGCCATCTTCTACAATTGGTTTGCGTGAATTGCGGGTATAGGATTCTTTGCGTGCGCCCACAAATTCGAGTTCCAGATCGCCAACTTTAAACATAGCTGTCCCAAAACTCTTAAATACGCTTACTTTAGAAGTTTTTGGAAAAAGTGCCGCACTGGCTTTGGCCAATTTTATTCCGCTTCCAATACAAACAATATCAATATCCTTAGTTGGTCTTTTTAAAATTTTATCGCGCACAAAACCACCTACTGCATAGGCGGGCATTCCCAACGATTGGGCAGCCTCAGCAATTTTAAAGAGTACCTGCTCCTCATCGGGGCGAATTTGCAACATGTTTTTGGGTTTAATCTGGCTCACTCTATAAACAAAATATCATCATCCGGAATATCGATACTGGCAATGTGGTTTTCTTTGATGCGGCAAAGCAGCTTAATGTGCTTGTCAATATCGCATAGATCATCATCCATTTCACAACAGATAATTTTGATGGTCTTATAAGTATCGAAAAAATTCTTCAATTGTCCTATGCTTCTAATATAAATAGAAGTGTTCTGCGGGTCTTGGTTCAGCTTAATATCAAGGTTGCCAACCAGTTCTGTATAAATATGTGAATCTACAATGAGTTTGATCAACTGGCACTTGAAAGGCAAAACCAAGCGGTTGCCAATATAAAAGGCATCGGATTTTTTTTCTAAAGCTTCCTTAATTGTAAGTGCCATATCAATTGATTTTATCTGTTTGAAAAATTAGTAGAATTACTAAGATAAACTTAAACGGCAACTTCAAAACCTCTCAAACATTCATTCAGGGAGGTTTTTTTATCTGTAGAAGCTTTTCTCTTGCCGATAATCAATGCGCAGGGCACCTGGTAGTTTCCGGCAGGGAATTTTTTTGTATAACTGCCGGGAATTACAACAGATCGCTCTGGAATCTCAGCTTTGTATTCTACTGTTTCAGCACCGCTAACATCCAGTATCTTTGTAGATTGTGTCAATACAACATTGGCACCGAGCACTGCTTCTTTTTTCACGCGCACCCCTTCTACTACTATACAACGCGAACCGATAAAGCAATTGTCTTCAATAATAACGGGAGCTGCCTGTACAGGTTCTAAAACACCTCCGATACCCACACCTCCGCTCAGATGTACATTTTTGCCGATTTGCGCACAGGAACCAACCGTTGCCCAAGTATCTACCATTGTCCCACTGTCTACATATGCTCCTATATTCACATAAGAAGGCATCATTACTACACCACTGGCAATATATGCACCATATCTGGAAATAGCATGTGGAACAACCCTTATGCCCAGTTTTTGATAATCTTTTTTCAAGGCCATTTTATCGTGAAACTCAAAAGGACCGACTTCTATCTTTTCCATTTTCCGGATAGGGAAATACAGAATCACTGCTTTTTTCACCCAATCGTTGACTTTCCAGCCATCACCAGAAGGCTCTGCCACGCGTAACTTTCCTTTGTCAAGGGCTTCTATTACTTCATTGATTGCCTTTTGAGTGGCACTGTCTTCTAAAAGGCTGCGTTCTTCCCATGCCCTCTCAATAATATTTTTTAATTCTTCGCTCATAAAATTTCCTTAAATTTCTACTCGTTTTCTGTGTTGCAAATATACCGATACAGAACAGCTTTGCGAAATTTGCAAAGCGTTCCTTTGATGGATGGCTTTATTTAAAAGCTTTTTTCGCTTTATAATGACAGACTGATTTAACAGAATTGAAAAATAATAACCTATGTACAATTTAAGAATTGCTTATTTCCTGATTTTTTCAATGTTGATTTTTATATCTGCCTGTAAAGAACAGGATCCAGTAAAAGTTGAAAATTGGTACGATGAAGATCAAACCCGGCTCAAAGAAACGTATTTTATAAAAGGCGAAGATGAACAAGTTAGAATTGGTGCCTACAAGTCCTATTATTCCGATGGGCAATTAAAAGAAGAAAAAAACTACAAAGATGGAGACCTTAGTGGAGTTGCCAAGTATTTTGATGAAAATGGTACTTTGATAGAAAAATGCGAATACTCCAAAGGGGAACTGCACGGCAAAAGAGTTTTGTACAAGGAGGGTAAAAAAGAGATAGAAGAAACCTACAAGCGGGGCAATTATCATGGTCCATACGCCTCTTATTATCCCAATGGCAAGCTGCGCGAAAAAGGACAGTTCATCGAAAACAGTATGGAAGGGGAGTGGGAGTTTTTTTATGAAAGTGGTAAACTGAGAGAGTCTGTTCAGTTTGAAGGCAATAAAGAGCACGGCCCCTACAAACGCTATTATGAAAATGGCGAATTGGAATCGACAGGGCAGTTTGAAAATGAAAAAGAGACCGGATACTGGGAATATTATTATGAAAGTGGCGCTTTAAAAGAGCAGGTGAACTTCAAAGAAGGCTGGGAACAGGGAGTTGTAACTGTCTTTACAGAAGAAGGCGATACCAGTAAAAGAATTATATACGAAGCTGGCAGAGTAACGGATTACAAAGAGTATTGACTCCAGTAAATCTATGAAAGAGGCTATACTACAGCCATTAATGCTTCGCGTTGCTCTTTTACGGCTTCGCTATTGATGTACTCATCGTAGTTCATCAGTTTGTCAAGGGCGCCATTTGGTGTGAGCTCAATTACCCGGGTTGCTACTGAATTGTTCAATTCGTGGTCATGTGAGGTAAACAGAATAGTGCCTGCAAAATCTTTCATGGCATTGTTCAGAGCCACGATGGTTTCCATATCAAGGTGATTGGTTGGTTCGTCCATAAGCAGCACATTGCCTTCTTTCAACATCAGTCGTGACAACATACAGCGCACCTTTTCCCCTCCGGATAATACATTGGATTTTTTGAGGGTTTCTTCCCCGCTAAAAAGCATTTTCCCTAAAAATCCGCGAATATAGGTTTCATCTTTATTTTCAGAATATTGACGCAGCCAATCTATCAAATTCATTGATGCGTCAAAATATTCGTCATTGTTAGAGGGTAAATAGGCAGTGGTAATGGTAACGCCCCATTTTACCTCGCCCGTCTCGGCTTTTGCTTTTCCTGCAAGGATTTCAAAAAAGCGGGAAATCGCAAGGCTGTTGCTACCGGTAATAGCGATTTTATCGCCTTTGTTGACCGTGAAACTGATATTTGAAAATAATTTTTCGCCTTCATGGGATGCACTCAGGTCACTGACTTCCAAAATGTCATTCCCCGCTTCGCGCTCTTGTTTAAAGATAACACCGGGATAGCGCCTGGTGGAAGGTCTTATTTCATCAATCTTTAATTTTTCCAGGGCTTTTTTCCTTGAAGTAGCTTGTCTGGATTTAGAAGCATTGGCCGAAAACCGTTGAATAAAATCCATCAACTCTTTGCGTTTGTCCTCTGTTTTCTTGTTTTTATCAGAGCGCTGTCTTGCGGCCAATTGACTGGATTCATACCAGAAAGAGTAATTTCCTGTGTACAATTGTATTTTGCTAAAATCAATATCGGCAATATGTGTACAAACCATATCGAGGAAGTGCCTGTCGTGCGATACAACAATCACAGTATTTTTAAAATCTGCAAGAAAATCCTCCAGCCAGCTAATGGTTTCTACATCCAGATCATTTGTAGGCTCATCCAGCAGCAAGAGGTCGGGATTGCCGAAAAGCGCCTGAGCCAGCAATACACGTACTTTTTCTTTACCGGTAAGTTCGTGCATCATTTTGGTATGCAACTCTTCTTTTATTCCCAGGTTACTCAGCAATTCAGCGGCATCAGATTCTGCATTCCAACCTTCCATATTGGCAAATTCCTCTTCTAATTCTCCAGCTTTAATGCCATCAGCATCACTGAAATCGGGTTTGGCATATATGGCATTGCGCTCTTCCATAATATCCCACAGTTTGCTGTGGCCGCGCAATACTGTTTCCAGTACCTGGTATTTGTCAAAAGCATTGTGATCTTGTTTAAGCACAGCCATACGCTCACCCGGAGTGATGTCAACCTGTCCTGAGGTGGGATCAATTTCTCCTGAGAGTATTTTAAGAAATGTAGATTTCCCCGCACCATTGGCTCCAATTACTCCATAGCAATTGCCTTTGGTGAATTTGATATTCACATCATCAAATAAAATGCGTTTTCCGTATTGGAGGCTGAGGTCGTTTACAGTGATCATATTCCGCTAAATATTTTTGGACTGCAAAAGTATTGAATTTTTTAGTCAAAGCTTGCAGTTGGGTTTGCTTATCAACAAGTATTTGTGACGATGCGGTTTTTTCCGTAAAAAAACCTTAAAACTTTAAGAGCTTCTCGGTGATGCGTTTATTTCCTGTAGAGACCCGAATCAGGTAGAGACCTGAAGGATATGGACTAATGTCAATTTGATGGCGGCCATTTGAATCAACAATAGAAATACTGCTGTTGTATATTGCCTTTCCCTGGCTGTCGAAAATTTGCAATTGAGCATTGCTGCCTATTTCTTTATCAGGCAAATTCCATTCTACATTCACAAGGTTGTTTGCCGGGTTTGGAAACAGCTTAAGAGAGCCCTTGAGATCGTCTTTTAAGGGTTGGATTGAATTGATAATTGAGTCGGGAACTTGGATGCTATCAGTTTGCGAATAAAAGCTAAGTCCACCTCTGTAATTGCCCGTTACCATTTCAAACATCCCGTCATTATCAAGGTCTGCAATAGTGATATTACTGTTTTCACCTTCTTTAATGCCGGAAAATTCTTCATAGACTAATGAGAATTTTCCTGATAAAAGACTGTCGGGATTAAAAGCATATACTTTTATTACACCTTGCTGTGAGCCTGAAAGCAGAAAATAATTATTCGTAGAGTCCAGCCTGGAAAATGTAGGGGAGGAGTATCCTCTATAAAAATTGGGTAAACGTACATCTATTTCGCCTAAAAAGGAATTGTCAGGAATGCTATTGAAAGAAGGACTAGTCGCTGTCCCTTTATTTTCCAGATAATTCAGATTGCCATCTTTTTCACCTATGATAAGGTCTAAGAGCCCATTGCCATTCGCATCGAAAAGATGAGGAGTACTATATTCGCCCACATCAATAGCAAAATAACGGCCTTGAACGGGGCCCAATTGCATAGGGTTGCCGGGTCCGGCAGTGTTTTCAAAGTAATGAATAAAACCTGATTTATCCCCTGCAATGAGGTCTAAGTCCCCATCGCCATCCAAATCTCCTACAGTAGGGTGAATTGCTGTAAGTCTATCTTGAGACAAGTTGCCAAAATCCGAATCAACAAGGCGAAAGGCAAAACTGCTGTCGGTACCAATATTTTCCAGATAGGCCAATGATGTAAAATAGCTCACCGTACTTTCATAATAACCGTAATTGCCCACAAGTATATCCAGCTTTCCATCCTGATTTACATCCACAAAAAGAGGACTTGCGCCTTCTCCAAAATCGAGCATTTCATTGGTCAGAAAACTGTCCGTTACAAATTCAAACACATAATTATTAGAATCTCCTACATTTTTATAATACCAGGAAGAGGCTATATTTTCAGATTTTTTAGGCTCATTAGGTGCCCCGATCAGGTCTTTTAATCCATCATTATTGACATCGGCAAGAAATGTGATGCCGAAATTATTGCAATCAAAAGATATATCGTAACTAGGAAACAAAGTGTCTTGAGCTACTACAAAAGCTGTATCACTATTACCTCCATTTTCCGCAAAAGTCAAATTCGGATATGAAATATTTCCGCTAAGAATATCAATTGCTTGATCCCCATGTTGGTCAAAAGCAAGCAATGTAGAACCGGAATGTCTGGGGCCTGTTTTGTTAATAGTGCCGCAACTGGTATCAATATCAAATTCTCGTTTATTGCCTGTTTCCTTTAAATCTGCCCAGCAATCATCTACTTGCTCAAAAATGAAATTTTCCTGACACTGCCCAAATGTTTCCATTGATAAATTTTCAAAATAGCTTATAGTGGTACCACCCTGGTTAAAGGTTAGAATATCGAGATCCCCATCAAAATTAACATCTATAATAGTAGGAATATCCAGTCCGGATATAAAAATATTCACTGAGCCTGGATTGTAGCGCAGATAATTCCTGTGTTTAAAAGTCAGCATATCATTCTGGTATATACCCTGATAATAATGTATTCGGCCGGGTTGGGTGCCTGCCAGGGCATCTTCAATACCATCGCAATCCATGTCTTTAAGCAAGAGCCAGTTGTCCAGAGCCAGACTATCTGGGCCAATATCGTAAAACCCTGCCTGGTAAGCTGGATCATATACATAATCTATTTCTCCAGGTGTTCCCTGATTGATAAAAGTGAGTATTTTGTCACCTTTTACTACATAGCTTCTATTATAAACCACCAAATCCAATATGCCATTGTTGTTCAAGTCAGCTTCTGAAAATTGCGGATTGTTCAATCCACCAGCCCAGGGATATTTTAACTCATGATTATTCTTAACTACAGGTATATTATCAAAGCGATTGAAAATAAACTGTGCGGAGAGTCCAAGGCTATATAGAATAAAAAACAATAAGGATATGCGTTGATATATATTCATGGTAAATCAGTATTTGTGCAAAACAATTAGCAGGAGCAAAAAGTTGCCTGATCTATTTATCCTCCACCTATTTATTGCACAATTTATAATAGTTTTACGGAACTTTCCAACTTAAGAAATGAATGTGTTTTCTAAAAGTATAGTCCAAGATTTGTTGTGTTTTTCATTGCTCTGTTTTTCAGCGCTTCAGTTAAGTGCATCTAATATTTCTGATTATCGCGAAATATCTGGCTTTGAATTTAATGCTGCGGAAGAAGGCGTAAATATAGAATTGAAAAATTCTTCCGGTGAATTGATTGAATTCAATGGTTCGGGAACATTTACTTATGGAAAGGAGGAAATTGATTTGTATTTCAAAGCAGGAGTAGCTCTTGTGGAAGTTAACATGCCTGAAAATTTAAACCTTTTTACACTTCACATCAAAGAAAAGATAGTTCGGGAAATATATCATATCAGTGATAAGGATGCGTATTGGCGCTACAAAAAAATTCCACTATGGTACTCAATACTTCCGCCATTATTAGCCATTGTACTTGCATTAATTTTTAAGGAGGTGATTATTTCACTGTTTTCTGCAGTTTGGCTTGGGGTGTATATCGTTAATGGACTCGATGTAGCTCATATTATTTCGAGCCTGTTGAAAGTAGTAGATACTTATGTAATTACTGTACTGCAAGACAGTGGCCATCTTTCTATAATAATTTTTTCATTGTTGATTGGTGCAATGGTGGCACTGATCACTAAAAATGGAGGGATGCAGGGCATAGTCAATAAACTTACACCTTTTGCCAAAAACAGCAAGATGGCGCAATTTATTACCTGGCTGCTTGGTGTACTGATTTTTTTTGATGATTATGCCAATACATTGGTCGTTGGGAATACGATGCGTCCATTGACCGATCGTTTTAAGATTTCCCGTGAAAAACTCGCCTATATAGTTGACAGCACAGCCGCACCTATTGCTTCTGTAGCATTCATCACTACCTGGATAGGCGCTGAGCTTGGGTATATTGAAAGCGCATTGAAAATCATGAAAATTGATGAAAGTCCTTATTCTGTTTTTCTAAACTCCTTGCAATATTCCTATTATCCTTTTTTGACTTTGTTTTTTATACTTCTGCTCATTTTTATGAAAAAGGATTTCGGCCCTATGAAAAAAGCAGAGGAAAATGCGGCAAATCCTGATACTGCTGAATACCAAATTCCAGAACAAATAGATGAGGAAATGCAGCCTAAAGAAAATGTTCGCCCGCATTGGTACAATGCCTTTTTTCCTGTATTGATGGTAGTGGGAGGTACCATTGCAGGGTTGATCATAACCGGTCATGATTCGGAAATATGGCATAGTAGCGCAGGTTTTTTAAGCAAATTATCTACTACTGTGGGAAATGCTGATTCCTATCAGGCATTGGTCTGGGCTTCATTGCTGGGCTTATTGACCGCTATGGCACTCAGTATTGGCGGGAAAATATTAAATATTCCTGAAACTGCTGATAGCATAATGATTGGTTTTAAATCTTTGTTGCAGCCTGTAGTGATTTTGGTAGCGGCCTGGTCACTTGCCATCATTACCGAGGAATTGCATACTTCTACTTTTTTAATCAGTATTACGGAAGGGAAAGTTAGCATACTGTATTTTCCCTTAATTACTTTTTTGCTGGCAGC
The Chitinophagales bacterium DNA segment above includes these coding regions:
- a CDS encoding amidophosphoribosyltransferase; its protein translation is MSDQIKHECGIALIRLLKPLDYYQEKYGSALYGLKKLYLLMEKQHNRGQDGVGVATIKLDPKPGSRYISRRRSNAANPIQEVFKGIFHEFKNLEETAPHRLKDPQWLKHNMKYLGEVMLGHLRYGTHGGNSIEACHPFLRQNNWMARNLVLAGNFNMTNVAELFNQLIELGQHPKELSDTVTVLEKIGHFLDMENQRIFDEYKKQGYENEQISHIIAEKLDLQRILSKSVKDFDGGYVMAGLIGHGDAFVVRDPNGIRPAFYYVDEEVAVVASERPAIQTVFNTPLENVKELKPGHALVIKKNGKLNEVQCRVPEEKTACSFERIYFSRGTDKDIYQERKALGRLLTEKVVKSINYDFENTVFSFIPNTAEISFYGMMEGLNEHLNLHKKKLILEKGISDPGEIDRIIHMQARVEKLAIKDAKLRTFITEDASRDELVSHVYDVTYGLVRKNVDTVVAIDDSIVRGTTLQKSILSILDRLEPKKIVIVSSAPQIRFPDCYGIDMSKMKDFVAFRAAIELLKDRKQESLLRQIYEKCIEENKKPLEEIENKVQELYEQFSDDEISAKISQILKPKHIFSDVEIIYQSIENLHEACPNHKGDWYFSGNFPTNGGNKVVNKAFINYIEGSSERAY
- a CDS encoding HD domain-containing protein, with protein sequence MLQIRPDEEQVLFKIAEAAQSLGMPAYAVGGFVRDKILKRPTKDIDIVCIGSGIKLAKASAALFPKTSKVSVFKSFGTAMFKVGDLELEFVGARKESYTRNSRKPIVEDGSLEDDQNRRDFTINALAISLDKENYGELIDPFDGIRDLDLRIIRTPLDPDITFSDDPLRMMRALRFSAQLGFNIDPITMKAIERNAERISIVSQERITTELNKIVESPKPSKGIKPLFKTGLLKLVFPEMQALHGVETIDGKSHKDNFYHTLQVLDNLSEKSDDLWLRWAAILHDIAKPVCKRFDPKTGWTFYGHDAIGAKMVPKIFRRLKLPMNEKMKYVQKMVALHLRPIGLNKSITSDSAIRRLLFEAGDDVEDLMLLCEADITTKNREKRVRFRKNFDIVKRKLKEIEEKDQVRNFQPPISGEEVMKCFNIKPGRSVGIIKNSIKEAILDGEIKNQRDEAWGYMLKKGEELGLKAKK
- a CDS encoding 2,3,4,5-tetrahydropyridine-2,6-dicarboxylate N-succinyltransferase, which gives rise to MSEELKNIIERAWEERSLLEDSATQKAINEVIEALDKGKLRVAEPSGDGWKVNDWVKKAVILYFPIRKMEKIEVGPFEFHDKMALKKDYQKLGIRVVPHAISRYGAYIASGVVMMPSYVNIGAYVDSGTMVDTWATVGSCAQIGKNVHLSGGVGIGGVLEPVQAAPVIIEDNCFIGSRCIVVEGVRVKKEAVLGANVVLTQSTKILDVSGAETVEYKAEIPERSVVIPGSYTKKFPAGNYQVPCALIIGKRKASTDKKTSLNECLRGFEVAV
- a CDS encoding toxin-antitoxin system YwqK family antitoxin, encoding MYNLRIAYFLIFSMLIFISACKEQDPVKVENWYDEDQTRLKETYFIKGEDEQVRIGAYKSYYSDGQLKEEKNYKDGDLSGVAKYFDENGTLIEKCEYSKGELHGKRVLYKEGKKEIEETYKRGNYHGPYASYYPNGKLREKGQFIENSMEGEWEFFYESGKLRESVQFEGNKEHGPYKRYYENGELESTGQFENEKETGYWEYYYESGALKEQVNFKEGWEQGVVTVFTEEGDTSKRIIYEAGRVTDYKEY
- a CDS encoding ATP-binding cassette domain-containing protein; this translates as MITVNDLSLQYGKRILFDDVNIKFTKGNCYGVIGANGAGKSTFLKILSGEIDPTSGQVDITPGERMAVLKQDHNAFDKYQVLETVLRGHSKLWDIMEERNAIYAKPDFSDADGIKAGELEEEFANMEGWNAESDAAELLSNLGIKEELHTKMMHELTGKEKVRVLLAQALFGNPDLLLLDEPTNDLDVETISWLEDFLADFKNTVIVVSHDRHFLDMVCTHIADIDFSKIQLYTGNYSFWYESSQLAARQRSDKNKKTEDKRKELMDFIQRFSANASKSRQATSRKKALEKLKIDEIRPSTRRYPGVIFKQEREAGNDILEVSDLSASHEGEKLFSNISFTVNKGDKIAITGSNSLAISRFFEILAGKAKAETGEVKWGVTITTAYLPSNNDEYFDASMNLIDWLRQYSENKDETYIRGFLGKMLFSGEETLKKSNVLSGGEKVRCMLSRLMLKEGNVLLMDEPTNHLDMETIVALNNAMKDFAGTILFTSHDHELNNSVATRVIELTPNGALDKLMNYDEYINSEAVKEQREALMAVV
- a CDS encoding T9SS type A sorting domain-containing protein; the encoded protein is MNIYQRISLLFFILYSLGLSAQFIFNRFDNIPVVKNNHELKYPWAGGLNNPQFSEADLNNNGILDLVVYNRSYVVKGDKILTFINQGTPGEIDYVYDPAYQAGFYDIGPDSLALDNWLLLKDMDCDGIEDALAGTQPGRIHYYQGIYQNDMLTFKHRNYLRYNPGSVNIFISGLDIPTIIDVNFDGDLDILTFNQGGTTISYFENLSMETFGQCQENFIFEQVDDCWADLKETGNKREFDIDTSCGTINKTGPRHSGSTLLAFDQHGDQAIDILSGNISYPNLTFAENGGNSDTAFVVAQDTLFPSYDISFDCNNFGITFLADVNNDGLKDLIGAPNEPKKSENIASSWYYKNVGDSNNYVFEFVTDSFLTNEMLDFGEGASPLFVDVNQDGKLDILVGNYGYYESTVSYFTSLAYLENIGTDSSFAFRLVDSDFGNLSQDRLTAIHPTVGDLDGDGDLDLIAGDKSGFIHYFENTAGPGNPMQLGPVQGRYFAIDVGEYSTPHLFDANGNGLLDLIIGEKDGNLNYLENKGTATSPSFNSIPDNSFLGEIDVRLPNFYRGYSSPTFSRLDSTNNYFLLSGSQQGVIKVYAFNPDSLLSGKFSLVYEEFSGIKEGENSNITIADLDNDGMFEMVTGNYRGGLSFYSQTDSIQVPDSIINSIQPLKDDLKGSLKLFPNPANNLVNVEWNLPDKEIGSNAQLQIFDSQGKAIYNSSISIVDSNGRHQIDISPYPSGLYLIRVSTGNKRITEKLLKF
- a CDS encoding Na+/H+ antiporter NhaC family protein, whose amino-acid sequence is MNVFSKSIVQDLLCFSLLCFSALQLSASNISDYREISGFEFNAAEEGVNIELKNSSGELIEFNGSGTFTYGKEEIDLYFKAGVALVEVNMPENLNLFTLHIKEKIVREIYHISDKDAYWRYKKIPLWYSILPPLLAIVLALIFKEVIISLFSAVWLGVYIVNGLDVAHIISSLLKVVDTYVITVLQDSGHLSIIIFSLLIGAMVALITKNGGMQGIVNKLTPFAKNSKMAQFITWLLGVLIFFDDYANTLVVGNTMRPLTDRFKISREKLAYIVDSTAAPIASVAFITTWIGAELGYIESALKIMKIDESPYSVFLNSLQYSYYPFLTLFFILLLIFMKKDFGPMKKAEENAANPDTAEYQIPEQIDEEMQPKENVRPHWYNAFFPVLMVVGGTIAGLIITGHDSEIWHSSAGFLSKLSTTVGNADSYQALVWASLLGLLTAMALSIGGKILNIPETADSIMIGFKSLLQPVVILVAAWSLAIITEELHTSTFLISITEGKVSILYFPLITFLLAAVTAFSTGSSWSTMAILYPIILPAAYALGVSEGLPTEDILPVIYHLTAAVIGGSVLGDHCSPISDTTILSSLASGCDHLSHVKTQLPYALTVGFVCLVCGGLFFALGLPWWLGYPVGIVALYSVVRLA